In one window of Brassica rapa cultivar Chiifu-401-42 chromosome A07, CAAS_Brap_v3.01, whole genome shotgun sequence DNA:
- the LOC103843913 gene encoding coiled-coil domain-containing glutamate-rich protein 1-like isoform X1, whose translation MSTPIRDSQLETSSADPLCLRRDSTRAPTITEVLEVEKKNNGVVTTMFGFSEEFKHLVNPTHPDDKDFDSVVQLVQQGYKVKKSDWEEGFVDVFLQQKTLVDKAGQKTKMYSITSKEQTQDEEEQQVEAGAEFGDGDKERETSKINEGQTLEEGEEGQMEADTEVEEPVQVERQNEEEEIRNKSIRRIKRKEKMKRMRKLRRNFKMKMVPNSIS comes from the exons ATGTCAACTCCTATACGTGATTCACAACTT GAAACCTCTTCTGCAGATCCGTTATGTCTACGTAGGGACTCAACAAGGGCTCCGACAATTACTGAAGTGTTGGAGGTGGAGAAGAAAAATAAT GGTGTGGTTACTACAATGTTTGGATTCTCTGAGGAATTCAAACATTTGGTGAACCCAACACATCCTGATGATAAGGACTTTGACAGTGTTGTACAactagttcaacaaggataCAAAGTGAAGAAAAGCGATTGGGAAGAAGGATTTGTGGATGTTTTCTTACAACAGAAGACGTTGGTCGACAAAGCAGGACAGAAAACAAAGATGTACAGCATAACCTCTAAG gAGCAAACAcaagatgaagaagaacaaCAAGTGGAAGCTGGTGCTGAATTCGGCGACGGTGATAAAGAAAGAGAAACATCAAAAATCAATGAA GGGCAGACActtgaggaaggagaagaaggacAAATGGAAGCTGATACAGAAGTTGAGGAGCCCGTGCAAGTTGAAAGGCAGAATGAAGAAGAGGAAATAAG GAACAAAAGCATAAGAAGaataaagagaaaagaaaagatgaaGCGTATGAGAAAGCTAAGGAGAAATTTCAAGATGAAGATGGTTCCAAACTCGATAAGTTAA
- the LOC103843913 gene encoding coiled-coil domain-containing glutamate-rich protein 1-like isoform X3: MSTPIRDSQLETSSADPLCLRRDSTRAPTITEVLEVEKKNNGVVTTMFGFSEEFKHLVNPTHPDDKDFDSVVQLVQQGYKVKKSDWEEGFVDVFLQQKTLVDKAGQKTKMYSITSKEQTQDEEEQQVEAGAEFGDGDKERETSKINEGQTLEEGEEGQMEADTEVEEPVQVERQNEEEEISHHNTV, from the exons ATGTCAACTCCTATACGTGATTCACAACTT GAAACCTCTTCTGCAGATCCGTTATGTCTACGTAGGGACTCAACAAGGGCTCCGACAATTACTGAAGTGTTGGAGGTGGAGAAGAAAAATAAT GGTGTGGTTACTACAATGTTTGGATTCTCTGAGGAATTCAAACATTTGGTGAACCCAACACATCCTGATGATAAGGACTTTGACAGTGTTGTACAactagttcaacaaggataCAAAGTGAAGAAAAGCGATTGGGAAGAAGGATTTGTGGATGTTTTCTTACAACAGAAGACGTTGGTCGACAAAGCAGGACAGAAAACAAAGATGTACAGCATAACCTCTAAG gAGCAAACAcaagatgaagaagaacaaCAAGTGGAAGCTGGTGCTGAATTCGGCGACGGTGATAAAGAAAGAGAAACATCAAAAATCAATGAA GGGCAGACActtgaggaaggagaagaaggacAAATGGAAGCTGATACAGAAGTTGAGGAGCCCGTGCAAGTTGAAAGGCAGAATGAAGAAGAGGAAATAAG CCATCATAATACTGTTTAG
- the LOC103843913 gene encoding coiled-coil domain-containing glutamate-rich protein 1-like isoform X2: MSTPIRDSQLETSSADPLCLRRDSTRAPTITEVLEVEKKNNGVVTTMFGFSEEFKHLVNPTHPDDKDFDSVVQLVQQGYKVKKSDWEEGFVDVFLQQKTLVDKAGQKTKMYSITSKEQTQDEEEQQVEAGAEFGDGDKERETSKINEGQTLEEGEEGQMEADTEVEEPVQVERQNEEEEIRIILLMAHVMKIKICFVFMLKGSM, from the exons ATGTCAACTCCTATACGTGATTCACAACTT GAAACCTCTTCTGCAGATCCGTTATGTCTACGTAGGGACTCAACAAGGGCTCCGACAATTACTGAAGTGTTGGAGGTGGAGAAGAAAAATAAT GGTGTGGTTACTACAATGTTTGGATTCTCTGAGGAATTCAAACATTTGGTGAACCCAACACATCCTGATGATAAGGACTTTGACAGTGTTGTACAactagttcaacaaggataCAAAGTGAAGAAAAGCGATTGGGAAGAAGGATTTGTGGATGTTTTCTTACAACAGAAGACGTTGGTCGACAAAGCAGGACAGAAAACAAAGATGTACAGCATAACCTCTAAG gAGCAAACAcaagatgaagaagaacaaCAAGTGGAAGCTGGTGCTGAATTCGGCGACGGTGATAAAGAAAGAGAAACATCAAAAATCAATGAA GGGCAGACActtgaggaaggagaagaaggacAAATGGAAGCTGATACAGAAGTTGAGGAGCCCGTGCAAGTTGAAAGGCAGAATGAAGAAGAGGAAATAAG AATCATCCTCTTGATGGCTCATGTGATGAAGATCAAgatatgttttgttttcatgttaaAAGGAAGCATGTGA